In a genomic window of Quercus lobata isolate SW786 chromosome 4, ValleyOak3.0 Primary Assembly, whole genome shotgun sequence:
- the LOC115985698 gene encoding uncharacterized protein LOC115985698 yields the protein MFSVPSTNSDMQEDEDVQEVFISGLPKKLVLGKRKGTKPVDNYFASRTTPRAQPGLKSVFQSKERVRQADMAIARFLYDNCIPFNVVNSMYYQMMIDAVAAAGPGYKGPSYQAVRVPLLRDNKKEVQLLVESQRRHRVEVGCTLMADGWTDTRHRSLINFLVYCPRRMVFVKSVDALDIVKNTRNLFKLFDEVVIWVGPKNIVHMVTDNASNYVPDMGDMPYVEKLKNCATKVTVFIYNHVALIAWLRKRPGWTDIVRWTDIVRARAIRFATTFLSFGSLHVHKHDLQPLVTSKFSVDNRLARDSKKKEVVSIILDNSFWDDINVLVKISSPLIHLLRIVDSDQRLAIEYVYEGMHRARLGIKKIFRMKKHLYKPYTSIIKNHWDKHLCKDLHATAYWLNPDFQYDEENFRQKLAVNMAILDYIGTKYDGDQEKVIKETQYFRDHCQ from the exons ATGTTTAGTGTACCTTCCACAAATAGTGATAtgcaagaagatgaagatgttcAAGAAGTATTTATTAGTGGGTTgcctaaaaaacttgttttaggTAAAAGAAAGGGTACAAAGCCAGTAGATAATTACTTTGCTTCAAGAACTACTCCAAGAGCTCAACCTGGTCTTAAAAGTGTGTTCCAAAGCAAAGAAAGGGTGAGGCAAGCTGATATGGCTATTGCAAGGTTTCTGTATGACAATTGCATTCCTTTTAATGTAGTGAATTCAATGTACTACCAAATGATGATTGATGCCGTAGCTGCTGCTGGTCCTGGTTACAAAGGTCCATCTTATCAGGCTGTACGGGTCCCTTTGTTGAGGGATAATAAGAAAGAGGTTCAGTTGTTGGTTGAGTCACAACGTAGGCATCGGGTAGAAGTTGGATGTACACTTATGGCAGATGGTTGGACAGATACTAGACATAGGTCATTGATTAATTTCCTTGTTTATTGTCCTAGGAGAATGGTATTTGTAAAATCAGTTGATGCCTTAGATATTGTGAAGAATACCAGAAACTtgtttaaattgtttgatgaagTAGTTATATGGGTTGGTCCAAAAAACATAGTTCACATGGTTACTGATAATGCTTCCAATTATGTACCT GATATGGGAGACATGCCTTATGTGGAGAAACTAAAAAATTGTGCAACCAAAGTtacagtttttatttataatcatgTGGCTTTGATTGCTTGGTTGAGGAAGAGACCTGGTTGGACAGATATTGTACGTTGGACAGATATTGTACGTGCAAGAGCAATAAGATTTGCTACTACTTTCCTTTCATTTGGAAGCCTTCATGTGCATAAGCATGACTTGCAACCCTTAGTGACTAGCAAGTTCTCTGTGGACAATAGATTGGCAAGAgactcaaagaaaaaagaagtagttTCTATCATTTTGGATAATTCTTTTTGGGATGATATTAATGTTCTTGTCAAGATTTCATCGCCACTCATTCATTTGTTACGGATTGTTGATTCTGATCAAAGGCTTGCAATAGAATATGTGTATGAGGGCATGCATAGAGCACGGTTGGGAATCAAGAAGATCTTCCGAATGAAGAAGCACTTGTATAAGCCATACacctcaattataaaaaatcattGGGACAAACATTTGTGTAAAGATCTTCATGCTACTGCATATTGGTTAAATCCCGATTTTCAATATGATGAGGAGAATTTTCGTCAGAAACTAGCAGTAAATATGGCTATTTTGGACTACATTGGGACAAAATATGATGGTGATCAAGAAAAGGTAATTAAAGAAACCCAATATTTTCGAGACCATTGTCAATAA
- the LOC115985699 gene encoding uncharacterized protein LOC115985699, with protein MACLMSMKQREDETLRAYISRFNKEALLIDEVDNKILVVAFMNGLKKGKFLFSLYKNDLKTMSEVLYRATKYMNAKDVLLAREERPQEDTRQDQGRKEARAGDRRDERRPKPLGGRFTSFTTLTAR; from the coding sequence ATGGCTTGCTTGATGAGTATGAAGCAGCGAGAGGATGAAACTTTAAGAGCCTACATATCCCGCTTCAACAAGGAGGCACTCTTGATCGATGAAGTCGACAATAAGATACTTGTTGTGGCATTCATgaatggcttgaagaagggtaagtttttgttctccctatacaaaaatgACCTaaagaccatgtcggaagtaCTTTATCGTGCCACAAAGTATATGAATGCTAAAGACGTGCTGTTAGCCCGAGAAGAGAGGCCGCAGGAAGACACTCGGCAGGACCAAGGCCGAAAGGAGGCAAGAGCAGGAGATCGAAGGGACGAGAGGCGCCCTAAGCCCCTGGGAGGAAGATTCACGAGCTTCACTACGTTGACAGCCCGATAG